Proteins from a single region of Mucilaginibacter daejeonensis:
- a CDS encoding PIG-L family deacetylase, with protein sequence MRKLFILAALALTTSILHAQTAPPADLNSIQQSFKKLNVLGSVLYVAAHPDDENTRLLAYLAQEKGYRTGYLALTRGDGGQNLIGNEQAELLGLIRTQELLAARRVDGAEQFFTRANDFGFSKGPEETLKIWDRDKILGDMVWVIRQFRPDVMICRFPTTGEGGHGHHTSSAILAQEAFAAAADPKRYPEQLKYVQPWQAKRLLWNTFNFGGNNTISPDQFKVDVGVYNPIVGKGYGEIAAESRSNHRSQGFGSARQRGQSYEYFKTILGDAPKNDLLDGVTDTWQRVAGGSQIATELATIKRSFDAQEPAGSVPALVQLRGKIDKISDAYWREQKLAEIDDLIAACAGLWFEAYAAEASYALGDSITIRSQVLDRYNDRIKLQSISVQDKAQKIDQTIPANQVQTYTLKAYAGKITQPYWLNAPHGIGAYTLPNDQLAGNPENPDAIKVAFEFMMEGKPIRFERKLMYKYTDPVRGELYQPIEIAPPVTATIDNKVYVFSTRQAQTLQVKLKSFVNGSGTIQLKPVAGWQVSPSSISFADKQKGDEWTANFTITPNAGAKNGVAEAVVTVGGKPYSLGLRRIQYEHIPNITLFPPAEARLVNLDLKIAGKKIGYINGAGDLVAQALQQVGYEVHILTENEIMNTDLSGYDAIVTGVRAYNVEPRLAFEQPKLMEYVKNGGNLVIQYNNPAGLVTPQLGPYPFRVVNERVTDEFAKVTVTDPQSALLNYPNKITQADFDGWIQERGLYFTSSISPEYKTIFEMNDVGEAPNKGSLIYTDFGKGRFVYTSLAFFRQLPAGVPGAYRLFINLLSKPR encoded by the coding sequence ATGAGGAAACTGTTCATACTTGCTGCGCTCGCTTTAACAACATCTATCCTACACGCGCAAACCGCCCCACCTGCTGATCTGAACTCCATTCAGCAGAGTTTTAAGAAGCTCAACGTGCTGGGTAGCGTGCTGTATGTGGCGGCTCACCCTGATGATGAGAACACCCGACTGTTAGCTTATCTGGCGCAGGAGAAGGGTTATCGCACCGGTTACCTCGCCCTTACCCGGGGCGATGGCGGTCAGAACCTGATCGGTAATGAGCAGGCCGAACTATTAGGGCTGATCCGTACGCAAGAGTTATTAGCCGCCCGCCGAGTAGATGGCGCCGAGCAGTTCTTTACACGAGCCAATGACTTTGGCTTTTCAAAAGGGCCTGAAGAGACCTTAAAGATATGGGATCGTGATAAGATATTGGGCGACATGGTGTGGGTGATCCGCCAGTTCAGGCCTGATGTGATGATCTGCCGTTTTCCTACCACAGGTGAGGGCGGTCATGGCCATCATACCTCATCAGCCATTTTAGCGCAGGAAGCATTTGCGGCCGCGGCCGACCCTAAGCGTTACCCTGAACAATTAAAATATGTACAGCCATGGCAGGCCAAACGCCTATTGTGGAACACCTTTAATTTTGGCGGGAATAATACTATATCTCCCGATCAATTCAAGGTGGATGTGGGTGTATATAACCCTATAGTTGGTAAAGGTTATGGCGAGATCGCGGCCGAAAGCCGTTCGAACCACCGGTCGCAAGGGTTTGGCTCGGCCAGGCAGCGCGGACAATCATATGAATATTTTAAGACCATATTAGGCGATGCACCAAAGAACGACCTGTTGGATGGTGTTACCGATACCTGGCAACGCGTGGCGGGCGGTAGCCAGATAGCTACTGAACTGGCTACCATCAAAAGATCATTTGACGCGCAGGAGCCCGCAGGATCGGTACCTGCCCTTGTACAGTTGCGTGGTAAGATCGATAAGATCAGCGATGCCTACTGGCGTGAACAAAAACTGGCCGAGATAGACGACCTGATCGCAGCCTGTGCTGGTCTCTGGTTCGAGGCGTATGCTGCCGAAGCCTCTTATGCCTTGGGCGATAGTATCACTATACGCTCTCAGGTGCTCGACCGCTATAACGATCGCATTAAACTTCAAAGCATCAGTGTTCAGGATAAGGCGCAGAAAATTGACCAGACCATACCAGCCAACCAGGTACAGACCTACACGCTAAAAGCCTACGCCGGTAAGATCACGCAGCCTTACTGGCTCAACGCACCGCACGGGATAGGTGCCTACACTCTACCTAACGACCAGCTGGCCGGCAACCCTGAGAACCCTGATGCCATCAAGGTAGCGTTCGAGTTCATGATGGAGGGTAAACCCATCCGTTTCGAACGTAAACTGATGTACAAGTACACCGATCCGGTCCGTGGCGAGTTATACCAACCGATCGAGATCGCACCACCGGTGACGGCTACTATTGATAATAAGGTATATGTTTTCAGCACCCGCCAAGCGCAAACCTTGCAAGTGAAACTTAAAAGCTTTGTGAACGGTAGCGGCACCATCCAGCTAAAACCGGTGGCCGGCTGGCAAGTATCACCGTCCAGCATCAGTTTTGCTGACAAGCAAAAGGGTGATGAGTGGACCGCCAATTTTACCATCACACCAAATGCCGGTGCCAAGAATGGCGTAGCCGAGGCGGTGGTGACCGTTGGTGGCAAGCCCTACAGCTTAGGTTTAAGGCGTATCCAATACGAGCATATCCCCAATATCACGCTGTTCCCGCCGGCAGAGGCGCGTTTGGTGAACCTTGACCTTAAGATCGCAGGCAAAAAGATCGGCTACATCAACGGGGCGGGCGACCTGGTAGCTCAGGCCCTGCAACAGGTAGGCTACGAGGTGCATATCCTCACCGAGAACGAGATCATGAACACTGACCTCTCCGGTTACGATGCGATCGTTACGGGCGTGCGTGCTTATAACGTGGAACCACGACTTGCCTTTGAACAACCCAAACTCATGGAATACGTGAAGAACGGCGGCAACCTGGTGATCCAATATAACAACCCGGCCGGGTTAGTGACCCCGCAGCTTGGCCCCTATCCTTTTAGAGTAGTGAACGAGCGTGTGACCGACGAGTTCGCCAAAGTGACGGTGACCGACCCGCAAAGTGCTTTGCTGAATTACCCTAATAAGATCACGCAGGCCGACTTTGATGGCTGGATACAGGAACGTGGTCTATATTTCACCAGCAGTATCTCACCGGAGTACAAGACCATTTTCGAGATGAATGATGTGGGTGAAGCACCAAATAAAGGTTCACTTATTTATACTGACTTTGGTAAAGGCCGTTTTGTGTACACCTCATTAGCGTTCTTCAGGCAACTACCTGCGGGGGTGCCGGGCGCTTACCGACTATTCATCAATTTACTGAGCAAGCCCAGGTAG
- a CDS encoding TetR/AcrR family transcriptional regulator — MEKEKTDKKDHILDVAEKVFAEHGFDKASTRLISGEAGVNMAMLNYYFGSKEGVLIALFERRTSHFHGLIKDIGSNDTMSSWQKVQAYTEAYLDRVFTNNCFQKVIQQELAIRRTGELSDRITKMVMQNALEFRKILQDGIERGEFKSDIDTDMVVATMFGIKNQIINAPGVSSLMLGYDVQDADNREEKLKPRVKSYLNKLLKGYLLIENDNAN, encoded by the coding sequence ATGGAAAAGGAAAAGACAGATAAGAAGGATCACATTCTTGACGTAGCCGAAAAGGTGTTCGCCGAGCATGGGTTCGATAAGGCCTCTACCCGGCTCATCTCTGGTGAAGCTGGTGTGAACATGGCCATGCTCAATTACTATTTCGGCTCAAAAGAAGGTGTACTGATCGCGTTATTCGAAAGACGTACCTCACACTTTCACGGTTTGATCAAGGATATAGGCAGTAACGATACCATGAGCTCATGGCAAAAGGTACAGGCCTATACCGAAGCTTACCTGGACAGGGTGTTCACTAATAACTGTTTCCAAAAGGTGATCCAGCAGGAGCTGGCCATACGCCGCACCGGCGAACTGTCAGACCGTATCACCAAAATGGTGATGCAGAACGCACTTGAGTTCAGGAAGATATTGCAGGATGGTATAGAGCGGGGCGAATTCAAGAGTGACATCGATACCGATATGGTGGTGGCGACCATGTTCGGGATCAAGAACCAGATCATTAACGCGCCGGGCGTATCATCACTCATGTTAGGTTATGATGTGCAAGACGCTGATAACCGTGAGGAGAAACTTAAGCCACGTGTAAAAAGCTACCTGAACAAACTACTCAAAGGATATTTACTAATTGAAAATGACAACGCAAATTAA
- a CDS encoding TolC family protein, with protein sequence MTTQINTIAITHAFRSLPRSIRLGVTTVLAGLLFSSAADAQDRTITLDEAIKLGLDNSKTLKLSQAKIDAAVSQYNQAKDRALPTGSASFMYSRAQIPANTLNLGGESLSLPKSANANLGIVSVEEVIYGGGRYRYAKESTDLLVNVARLDVDKDREQIAYNIVSSYYNLYRVLQSKKVVEQNLKTIDEQIHQAQRFFEQGLVTKNDVLRFQLQRSNIELNGIDLENNRKVINYDLLILLGLPETTELNIQQLPDATRSVAPLQSYLDSAMMARDEIKQQDLRTKVAETNIKTVRAEKLPTLAATAGLYYLDVSANPLPRSGQYITPLTAGLSLSWNFGSLWTNKNKVTQARIEREETVINKGIITDNVKTEVNQSYQQYVKSLDKIKLLETSIAQATENSRILGSKYANSTASATDRADAETLLYQAQINLELAKADAGLAYYNLLKSTGKLTK encoded by the coding sequence ATGACAACGCAAATTAATACGATCGCTATCACACATGCATTCAGGTCGTTGCCCCGTAGCATACGGCTGGGGGTGACCACTGTGCTGGCCGGCTTGCTTTTCAGCTCCGCCGCCGACGCACAGGACCGTACCATCACGCTGGATGAGGCCATCAAACTGGGCCTGGATAACAGCAAGACCTTAAAATTATCACAGGCCAAGATCGATGCCGCTGTATCACAATACAACCAGGCTAAGGATAGAGCCCTACCAACCGGTAGTGCCAGCTTTATGTACAGTCGCGCGCAGATCCCTGCCAATACGCTTAACCTTGGCGGCGAATCACTCAGTCTGCCTAAAAGCGCTAATGCCAACCTAGGTATCGTATCGGTGGAGGAAGTGATCTACGGCGGCGGACGTTACCGTTACGCTAAAGAAAGCACCGACCTGCTGGTGAACGTGGCCCGCCTGGACGTTGATAAAGACCGCGAGCAGATCGCTTATAACATCGTGAGCTCATACTATAACCTGTACCGCGTGCTGCAAAGCAAAAAGGTAGTAGAGCAGAACTTGAAGACCATTGACGAGCAGATACACCAGGCACAACGATTTTTTGAGCAAGGTTTGGTGACCAAGAACGATGTGTTGCGTTTCCAACTGCAACGCTCTAACATTGAATTGAACGGCATCGACCTTGAGAATAACCGCAAGGTGATCAACTACGATCTGCTGATCTTGTTAGGTTTGCCTGAGACCACCGAACTCAACATTCAGCAGTTGCCTGATGCTACCCGTAGCGTTGCTCCTTTGCAAAGCTACCTTGACAGTGCCATGATGGCCCGCGACGAGATTAAACAACAGGACCTGCGCACCAAGGTAGCCGAGACCAATATTAAGACCGTAAGGGCTGAAAAGCTGCCTACCTTGGCTGCTACAGCAGGTTTATATTACTTGGATGTGTCGGCTAACCCACTTCCAAGAAGCGGACAGTACATCACACCTCTGACAGCCGGCCTGTCATTGTCATGGAACTTCGGTTCCCTGTGGACCAACAAGAACAAGGTGACCCAGGCACGCATTGAACGTGAGGAGACCGTGATCAACAAAGGCATCATCACTGATAATGTTAAAACAGAGGTTAACCAAAGTTACCAGCAGTATGTTAAATCGTTGGATAAGATCAAATTGCTGGAGACCTCTATAGCTCAGGCCACTGAGAACAGCCGTATACTGGGATCCAAATATGCTAATAGCACTGCATCGGCCACCGATCGTGCTGATGCGGAGACCTTGTTATACCAGGCACAGATCAATCTGGAGCTGGCCAAGGCCGATGCCGGACTGGCGTACTACAACCTATTAAAATCTACCGGAAAACTCACTAAATAA
- a CDS encoding HlyD family secretion protein — MAQEQEIQEKKKPNKVIPIILGIIVIAGLIFGVKEYLYSTKHEDTDDAQIDADISPVVARVGGYVDSIFFEDNQHVEKGQVLVKIDDRDYKVKLEQAQAAQQGAGANVGVTESQIFSSQANSASAKAQATSAAAKLEKMRKDYARYANLVKDGSITQQQFDQSKSDLQVAQANYQAALDQYKAAQQQVGTVRKQVKVTNTGVDQRQADVDFAKLQLTYTTIKAPASGVTSKKSVQLGQLVQAGQTLFSVVNDNSLYITANFKETQLEHLRNGQKVKIEVDAFPDLELEGNVYNFSPATGARFSLLPPDNATGNFVKVVQRVPVKIKINANKETLDKLRAGMSVNVSVTTKD; from the coding sequence ATGGCACAAGAACAAGAAATACAGGAAAAAAAGAAACCTAATAAAGTTATCCCGATCATATTAGGTATCATCGTTATAGCCGGCCTCATCTTCGGCGTTAAAGAATATCTTTACTCGACCAAACACGAGGACACTGATGACGCGCAGATAGATGCCGACATTAGCCCGGTAGTGGCCAGAGTAGGCGGTTATGTTGACAGCATCTTTTTTGAAGATAACCAGCACGTTGAAAAGGGCCAGGTACTGGTCAAGATAGACGACCGCGATTACAAAGTAAAGTTAGAACAGGCACAGGCCGCACAACAAGGTGCCGGTGCTAACGTTGGTGTTACCGAATCACAGATCTTCAGCTCACAAGCTAACTCGGCCAGTGCTAAGGCTCAGGCTACTTCGGCCGCTGCCAAGCTGGAGAAAATGAGAAAAGATTACGCCCGTTATGCTAACCTGGTAAAAGATGGTTCGATCACTCAACAACAATTCGATCAATCGAAATCAGATCTGCAGGTAGCTCAGGCTAACTATCAGGCCGCTTTAGATCAGTACAAGGCCGCACAACAACAGGTAGGTACCGTGCGCAAGCAAGTAAAGGTGACCAATACCGGTGTTGATCAGCGCCAGGCCGATGTTGATTTTGCCAAACTGCAACTGACCTATACCACCATTAAAGCTCCTGCAAGCGGTGTCACCTCTAAAAAGAGCGTTCAGTTAGGCCAGTTGGTTCAGGCAGGTCAGACCTTGTTCTCGGTAGTGAATGACAATAGCTTGTACATTACCGCTAACTTTAAAGAGACCCAGTTAGAGCATTTACGCAACGGTCAAAAAGTAAAGATCGAGGTGGATGCTTTCCCTGATCTGGAACTGGAAGGTAACGTATATAACTTCTCGCCTGCTACAGGTGCCCGTTTCTCGCTGTTGCCTCCTGATAATGCTACCGGTAACTTCGTAAAGGTGGTGCAACGTGTTCCGGTAAAGATCAAGATCAATGCTAATAAAGAAACACTTGACAAACTGCGCGCAGGTATGAGCGTGAACGTGTCGGTGACCACCAAAGACTAA
- a CDS encoding DHA2 family efflux MFS transporter permease subunit — protein MAETGFKKWIITITVITASLLELIDTTIVNVSLPTIQGNLGATLEDVAWITTGYAVANVIILPMSGWLGSFFGRKNYFLASIVIFTIASFLCGNATSLTELVLFRILQGMAGGGLISTSQAILLETWPRDQVGTATALFGLGAVVGPTVGPTIGGYITDHYSWPWIFYVNIPVGILAAIFTIMYVKPTAPDGRGKPIDWWGIALLAIAVGSLQTILEKGESEDWFATPYITVLTATAVIGVLLFVWRELSTDHPIVNFGILRHRSFAIGMFTSFILGFGLYGSVFVFPVFCQALLGFSAQQTGELLFPGGMFTIAMMPFVGKMLNKGVPAQFMATVGMFLFFVFTHMLSSSTLSTGREDFFWPLAIRGIGMALLFVPLTTLAIADLKGPEIGQGTGLNNMMRQLGGSFGIAALTTLIHIRQQGHRNNLLININEYNPAFVQRLEAVKRGFMAHGHSLIDATKMAYGAIEGTITKQAMLLTYDDAYWLTGLVMLFSIPLLYLQPFRKNLKPAADAH, from the coding sequence ATGGCAGAAACAGGATTTAAAAAGTGGATCATCACCATTACGGTGATCACAGCTTCGTTATTGGAGCTGATCGATACCACTATCGTTAACGTATCCTTGCCAACCATACAGGGTAACCTTGGTGCTACGCTTGAGGACGTAGCCTGGATCACAACAGGCTACGCTGTAGCTAACGTTATCATCTTACCTATGTCAGGCTGGCTGGGTAGCTTTTTTGGCCGGAAGAATTACTTCCTGGCCTCGATCGTCATCTTTACTATCGCCTCCTTTCTTTGTGGCAATGCTACATCGCTTACCGAACTGGTGCTCTTCCGTATCTTACAGGGTATGGCAGGTGGCGGTCTGATCTCGACCTCGCAGGCGATCCTGCTCGAGACGTGGCCTCGCGATCAGGTGGGTACTGCCACAGCGCTATTCGGTTTGGGTGCGGTAGTAGGACCTACCGTTGGTCCTACCATTGGTGGTTACATAACCGACCACTACTCATGGCCGTGGATCTTTTACGTGAATATACCAGTAGGTATACTGGCCGCCATATTCACCATCATGTACGTAAAGCCTACGGCTCCTGATGGCAGGGGTAAACCCATCGACTGGTGGGGTATCGCCTTACTTGCTATTGCTGTGGGTAGTTTGCAAACTATTTTGGAAAAAGGTGAATCAGAAGATTGGTTCGCTACCCCGTACATCACTGTACTGACCGCTACCGCTGTTATTGGGGTATTGCTGTTCGTGTGGCGCGAGTTGAGTACCGATCACCCGATCGTTAACTTCGGCATCTTGCGCCACCGCAGTTTTGCCATCGGTATGTTCACCTCGTTCATATTAGGCTTCGGCTTATATGGTTCGGTGTTCGTGTTCCCGGTATTCTGCCAGGCGTTGCTCGGTTTTTCGGCGCAGCAAACGGGTGAGCTATTGTTCCCCGGTGGTATGTTCACCATTGCCATGATGCCTTTTGTAGGTAAGATGCTCAATAAGGGTGTGCCTGCTCAATTTATGGCCACAGTAGGGATGTTCCTGTTCTTTGTGTTCACCCACATGCTATCAAGCTCTACACTGAGCACAGGCCGCGAAGATTTCTTTTGGCCGCTGGCGATCAGGGGTATCGGTATGGCATTATTGTTCGTACCGTTGACCACACTGGCCATTGCCGACCTTAAAGGACCGGAGATAGGTCAGGGTACAGGTTTGAACAACATGATGCGCCAGTTAGGCGGATCATTTGGTATAGCTGCTTTAACTACGCTGATCCACATCAGGCAACAAGGGCATCGCAATAACCTGCTCATCAACATCAATGAGTATAACCCGGCATTCGTACAGCGGTTGGAAGCGGTGAAACGTGGCTTTATGGCACATGGCCACAGCCTGATCGATGCTACCAAAATGGCCTACGGTGCTATTGAAGGTACGATAACCAAGCAAGCCATGCTATTAACTTATGATGATGCTTACTGGCTAACCGGTTTGGTGATGCTGTTCTCGATACCGTTGCTATACCTGCAACCGTTCCGCAAGAACTTGAAACCGGCCGCAGATGCCCACTAA
- a CDS encoding carboxymuconolactone decarboxylase family protein, protein MSESTEIIQELLQSVAVDKDYRTESLNLLEKGESRYLRDLKLNLASTLTSEHLSAKECGLIALSTAVNNTNKPLTQYFTKYAEEQGATAAEIAEAVGCASLLASNNIFYRFRHFTQKEKYTQIPARIRMQLMMKPVTGKEFFELMSLAISAVNGCEMCVNAHEDSLIKLGTTEERIFDAVRISSLITATGKVIF, encoded by the coding sequence ATGAGCGAAAGCACCGAGATCATACAAGAACTGCTGCAAAGTGTGGCCGTTGACAAAGATTACCGTACCGAAAGCCTGAACCTGCTGGAGAAAGGCGAATCACGTTACCTGCGTGACCTGAAACTGAATCTGGCCAGCACACTGACCTCTGAACACCTGAGTGCTAAGGAGTGTGGCCTTATCGCCCTGAGCACGGCTGTTAACAACACTAACAAACCGCTTACCCAATATTTCACCAAATATGCCGAGGAGCAAGGTGCTACCGCTGCCGAGATAGCCGAGGCTGTAGGTTGTGCATCGTTGCTGGCTTCTAACAATATTTTTTACCGTTTCCGTCACTTTACCCAAAAAGAGAAGTACACTCAGATCCCTGCACGTATACGCATGCAGCTGATGATGAAACCGGTTACCGGCAAAGAATTTTTCGAACTGATGAGCTTAGCCATATCGGCCGTGAACGGCTGCGAGATGTGTGTGAACGCACATGAGGACTCACTGATCAAACTGGGTACTACCGAAGAGCGTATATTTGATGCGGTACGTATTTCATCATTGATCACCGCCACAGGTAAAGTGATCTTTTAA
- a CDS encoding peroxiredoxin has product MITVGEKFPAFNKKAAVSIEKGKEFEDITSDFLVNDDNVWTVMFWWPKDFTFVCPTEIAEFNKAYGEFRDRDTRVIGASTDSEFVHAAWRRDHEDLRDLKFPMLADTSKSLAEDLGILEPTEKIAYRATFIIDPTGVVRWVCVNDLNVGRNVKEVLRVLDGLQTDELCPCNWEKGQETLTV; this is encoded by the coding sequence ATGATAACAGTAGGCGAAAAATTTCCCGCTTTTAATAAAAAAGCTGCAGTAAGCATCGAAAAAGGTAAAGAGTTCGAAGACATTACTTCAGATTTTTTAGTGAACGACGATAACGTTTGGACCGTAATGTTCTGGTGGCCAAAAGATTTCACTTTTGTTTGCCCTACCGAGATCGCTGAGTTCAACAAAGCTTACGGTGAATTCCGTGACCGCGACACCCGCGTGATCGGTGCATCTACCGATTCTGAGTTCGTACACGCTGCGTGGAGAAGAGATCACGAAGACCTGCGTGACCTTAAATTCCCAATGCTGGCCGATACTTCAAAATCATTAGCTGAAGACCTGGGCATCCTGGAGCCTACCGAAAAGATCGCTTACCGTGCTACCTTCATCATTGACCCTACCGGCGTTGTACGTTGGGTATGTGTTAACGACCTGAACGTAGGCCGTAACGTTAAAGAAGTATTGCGTGTACTTGACGGTTTACAAACCGACGAACTTTGCCCTTGCAACTGGGAAAAAGGCCAGGAAACTTTGACCGTATAA
- a CDS encoding HPP family protein, producing the protein MRKHIRLHARRTRYIIYKETMIDLKEHLITFIGAFLGIGAIGFMSSQHFTAYDNLFLIGSFGASSVLVYGIPNSPLAQPRNVIGGHVVCAIIGVIIHKLIPGEVWLSSALSVSLSIVLMQITKTLHPPGGATALIANIGSAKIQALGFFYVISPVFLGVLFLTLVAIVCNNVGGHRSYPRNKHWYKVWKRRYAYLNSAGK; encoded by the coding sequence ATGCGAAAACACATACGCCTGCACGCCCGCCGCACCCGCTACATCATATACAAGGAGACCATGATCGATCTGAAAGAGCATCTGATCACCTTCATAGGGGCGTTCTTAGGAATAGGAGCGATCGGTTTCATGAGCAGCCAGCATTTTACAGCTTATGATAACCTGTTCCTGATCGGGTCCTTCGGGGCATCGTCCGTATTGGTTTACGGTATACCCAACAGTCCTCTGGCTCAACCACGTAATGTGATCGGTGGCCACGTGGTGTGCGCTATCATTGGTGTGATCATTCATAAGTTGATCCCAGGGGAAGTGTGGTTGAGTTCGGCTCTATCGGTCTCGTTATCGATCGTGCTCATGCAGATCACCAAGACCCTGCACCCACCGGGCGGGGCCACTGCGCTGATCGCCAACATTGGCTCGGCCAAAATTCAGGCACTGGGTTTCTTTTATGTGATCAGCCCGGTGTTTCTGGGTGTGTTGTTCCTTACACTGGTGGCTATCGTATGCAACAATGTAGGCGGTCACCGCAGCTACCCGCGCAACAAGCACTGGTACAAGGTATGGAAACGTCGGTACGCTTATCTGAATTCGGCCGGTAAATAG
- the def gene encoding peptide deformylase yields MKLPIVAYGDPVLRKKAADFEADETAELKQLIADMYETMYSARGVGLAAPQVGLSKRLFVVDASPFDDEEPELKDFKKAFVNAQIVEENGQEWNFNEGCLSIPDVREDVSRKPEVLLSYYDENMVHHQETFKGMAARIIQHEYDHIEGKLFTDKLSPLRKRLLEKRLNDISRGAVKVDYKMKFPAAKKGR; encoded by the coding sequence ATGAAATTGCCTATAGTTGCCTACGGTGACCCGGTTTTAAGAAAAAAAGCCGCCGACTTTGAAGCAGATGAGACCGCTGAACTGAAACAGCTGATCGCCGATATGTATGAGACCATGTACAGCGCGCGCGGCGTTGGGCTGGCCGCCCCTCAGGTAGGGTTAAGCAAACGGCTTTTTGTGGTTGATGCCAGCCCATTTGATGATGAAGAGCCGGAGCTGAAGGACTTTAAAAAGGCATTTGTGAACGCGCAGATCGTGGAGGAGAACGGCCAGGAATGGAACTTTAACGAGGGCTGCCTGAGCATTCCTGACGTTAGAGAGGATGTGTCGCGCAAGCCCGAGGTATTACTTTCCTATTATGATGAGAACATGGTACACCACCAGGAGACCTTCAAAGGCATGGCGGCCCGCATCATCCAACATGAGTATGACCATATTGAGGGTAAACTATTTACCGATAAGCTAAGCCCGCTACGGAAACGTTTACTGGAAAAACGCCTGAACGACATTTCACGCGGCGCGGTAAAAGTTGATTATAAAATGAAGTTCCCTGCGGCTAAAAAAGGTCGATAA
- a CDS encoding serine hydrolase domain-containing protein, which produces MLRKFTFIVLAAASLQTANSFGQTFNKAKADSLFDAVAKNDRAMMSVTVTRNGQVLYSRAIGYAWYGDQKIPATTKTKYRIGSISKVFTAAMIFQLIQEGKLKLTTPLSDLYPQIPNAAKITIAHMLDHSSGIHSFTSDADYKTWLNKPATPAQLIAKMTGASEFEPGSKHEYSNSNFVLLGYIIEKLDKRPYAKSLEARITKKLNLKDTYYGGKIRASANEAYSYTWADNTWKPSTETDMSIPGGAGALVSTPTDLTTFMNALFNGKVVSAENLKLMRTIKDGYGMNLFSFKFDDHTAYGHTGGIDGFQSQATYFPEDGIALAEVSNGVNGNINNIMIGLLSIVFNKPYQIPTFKTLTLKTEELDKYLGNYSSTQIPLKIAVTKDGSTLKAQATGQAAFALEAMGDHQFKFEPAGIVMVFDPATSQMTLKQGGRTFAYTKDK; this is translated from the coding sequence ATGCTTCGTAAATTTACCTTTATTGTATTAGCGGCCGCTTCACTGCAAACGGCTAACAGCTTTGGTCAAACCTTCAACAAAGCCAAGGCCGACAGTCTTTTTGATGCAGTGGCCAAAAATGATCGCGCCATGATGAGCGTGACCGTTACCCGTAACGGGCAAGTGCTCTACAGCCGTGCCATTGGCTATGCATGGTATGGCGACCAAAAGATACCAGCTACAACCAAAACTAAGTACCGCATCGGGTCCATTTCCAAAGTATTTACGGCGGCCATGATCTTCCAGCTCATTCAGGAAGGAAAGCTGAAGCTTACTACACCGCTGTCTGATCTTTATCCGCAGATCCCGAATGCGGCCAAGATCACTATTGCGCATATGCTGGACCATAGCAGCGGTATCCATAGCTTCACTTCGGATGCTGACTACAAGACCTGGCTTAATAAACCCGCTACACCGGCTCAACTGATCGCTAAAATGACCGGCGCGTCAGAGTTTGAGCCGGGAAGCAAGCATGAGTATAGCAACAGCAACTTTGTGCTGCTGGGCTATATTATCGAGAAGCTCGACAAAAGGCCGTACGCCAAAAGTCTGGAAGCTCGCATTACCAAGAAACTTAATCTTAAAGACACCTATTACGGCGGCAAGATCAGGGCATCGGCCAATGAGGCATATTCCTATACCTGGGCCGATAATACCTGGAAACCATCTACCGAGACCGATATGAGCATACCCGGTGGTGCCGGAGCCTTGGTATCTACCCCTACCGACCTTACCACTTTTATGAATGCCCTGTTCAATGGCAAGGTGGTGAGTGCCGAGAACCTGAAGCTGATGCGCACCATTAAAGATGGCTACGGCATGAACCTGTTCTCTTTCAAATTTGACGACCACACGGCCTACGGCCATACCGGCGGCATCGATGGCTTTCAATCCCAAGCCACTTACTTCCCAGAGGACGGTATTGCCTTGGCAGAAGTATCGAACGGTGTGAACGGCAATATCAATAATATCATGATCGGCTTATTGAGTATCGTATTCAACAAACCTTACCAGATACCGACCTTTAAAACATTGACCCTTAAGACCGAGGAGTTGGATAAGTACCTTGGTAATTATTCCAGCACACAGATACCTCTAAAGATCGCCGTTACCAAGGATGGTTCGACCTTGAAGGCTCAGGCCACAGGGCAGGCTGCGTTTGCTTTGGAAGCGATGGGCGATCACCAGTTCAAGTTCGAGCCGGCAGGTATCGTAATGGTGTTTGATCCGGCCACCAGCCAAATGACGCTCAAACAAGGCGGACGCACCTTTGCTTACACCAAAGATAAATAG